A window from Actinomycetota bacterium encodes these proteins:
- a CDS encoding transposase encodes MERLLRVNEPIYKAMLLKESFLQVYECKDIKEAEEHLSDWIKQAKESSLEVFKELAESVKEKAQYILNWFKKKASSALSEGFNNKIKRLKRMAYGYKDIDYFKLKIHRHCGLLNPRKFAP; translated from the coding sequence TTGGAAAGGCTCTTAAGAGTAAACGAGCCCATTTATAAGGCCATGCTGTTAAAAGAGAGTTTTTTGCAGGTATATGAGTGCAAAGATATCAAAGAGGCTGAAGAACACCTAAGTGATTGGATTAAACAGGCCAAGGAGAGTTCTTTAGAAGTGTTCAAAGAGTTAGCAGAAAGCGTAAAAGAAAAAGCCCAATATATTCTTAATTGGTTCAAGAAAAAAGCAAGTTCAGCTCTTTCTGAGGGATTCAATAATAAGATTAAAAGGCTCAAACGTATGGCCTATGGATATAAAGACATTGACTATTTCAAGTTAAAGATTCATCGGCATTGTGGACTTCTTAATCCAAGAAAATTTGCACCTTAA
- a CDS encoding transposase, translated as MCLYTITKLINITGHRVSEIISITPKEIHVRIEAEEGHKAICSECGEIHQEGYHSSKAITTNGEAGWYLGLDDEKVYRIDKAILEEQAKEKLSPPPAAANISVDEVSYRKYHRYLTNVIDVDKKLLIWNEKGRKAEVLDKYYESIGDDNCKKIESVALDGAKTYISSTKKNAINALIVLDRFHATQEVNQAVDRVRKDELAKARNNKDEEIVQLTNCGSALFY; from the coding sequence ATGTGCTTATATACTATCACTAAATTGATAAATATTACAGGTCATCGGGTCAGCGAAATAATCTCTATTACACCAAAAGAAATTCATGTACGCATAGAAGCAGAAGAAGGACACAAAGCGATATGCTCGGAATGTGGAGAAATTCATCAAGAAGGATATCATAGCAGCAAAGCGATTACAACCAACGGGGAAGCTGGATGGTATTTAGGGCTGGATGATGAAAAAGTTTATAGAATCGATAAGGCCATATTGGAAGAACAAGCCAAAGAAAAGCTCAGTCCACCACCAGCAGCGGCAAATATCAGTGTAGATGAAGTAAGTTACCGTAAATACCATCGGTATCTGACCAATGTGATTGATGTAGATAAGAAACTATTAATATGGAATGAAAAAGGCAGAAAGGCCGAAGTCTTAGATAAGTATTATGAATCTATTGGAGATGATAATTGTAAAAAGATCGAATCTGTGGCCTTAGATGGAGCAAAAACTTATATTAGCTCGACCAAGAAGAATGCAATCAATGCTTTGATTGTTCTTGATAGGTTTCATGCCACCCAAGAGGTTAATCAAGCGGTTGATCGGGTAAGGAAAGATGAATTGGCAAAAGCTCGAAATAACAAAGATGAAGAAATAGTCCAATTGACCAATTGCGGCAGCGCTTTATTTTACTGA